In Patescibacteria group bacterium, one DNA window encodes the following:
- a CDS encoding superoxide dismutase, translating into MPDFTLPALPFEYGALAPQISEEQLRLHHSKHHAAYIANANALMEKIAAARAANADVDPKLWRALSFNVAGHKLHSLFWENLAPQSGDEPTGELKKLLEANFGSFANFQKEFTASATTIEGSGWAALLYAPENQKLFLAPIENHNKIYFPEAKILLVLDVWEHAFYLDYKNEKAKFVAAFWEIVNWSAVAARLAK; encoded by the coding sequence ATGCCTGACTTCACACTTCCCGCTTTGCCATTTGAGTATGGCGCACTTGCACCGCAGATCTCGGAAGAGCAGTTGCGACTGCATCACAGCAAACACCACGCCGCGTATATCGCGAATGCGAATGCACTGATGGAAAAAATCGCCGCGGCGCGCGCAGCGAATGCCGATGTCGATCCGAAACTCTGGCGCGCGCTGTCATTCAATGTCGCCGGTCACAAATTGCACTCACTCTTCTGGGAAAATCTCGCACCGCAAAGTGGTGACGAACCGACCGGTGAATTAAAAAAATTGCTTGAGGCGAATTTCGGCAGCTTCGCTAATTTTCAAAAAGAATTCACTGCCAGCGCGACGACCATCGAGGGCTCGGGCTGGGCAGCGCTGCTTTACGCGCCGGAAAATCAGAAGCTCTTCCTCGCGCCGATTGAAAATCACAACAAAATTTACTTCCCGGAAGCGAAAATTCTGCTCGTGCTCGATGTCTGGGAGCACGCTTTTTACCTGGATTATAAGAATGAAAAAGCTAAGTTCGTCGCCGCTTTTTGGGAAATTGTAAATTGGTCGGCGGTCGCAGCGCGACTAGCGAAGTGA